The genomic interval tataaaattatttatgtcaaaaaataatttaatcagtaatttaatacaaatattagttttctaatatattgatataaattttctaataatttaaaaagaatatataattttattatcatattatttttattagaatcaatttaagtaattattatttatttaatattattttaaattttaaaagcttatgtataaaaattcaaaattatacattttcactaattttaatgaataagtttttgataagaaaatctataaataaatttgtaataattattttatttaaattcatattaaatttaaaatgcattgacaaaatcaaaatttaaaaaaaaaatgataaaaaaaattatttgtatgAGATTATTTATATCACACTActggatgggataaataatctcaTACAGATGAGATTAGTTGGATTAATTATCCAGATTTCCAACATTCTCAAATATTGGACTGGACAAATTAGTCTGTTTACTTCAGTTCAGTTCTACGTACCAACCCTAAAAGAAAATTTGACATGATTGACATCAAATATATCCATATGtagtagatttttatttttttttttgctttatgGATGTTACAATTTCAAGATTAAAGAACCACATAATTATCTTTGAATGGAAGTAGGcataatttctttcattttctttGGTGAAATATGATCCTACCCATGTGGCCATGTGTATATTCATGTTCAAACCATATATAATCTAAAAGTTTTGAACACATGGTCAAGAAATTATTGAAAGTTCAAAACAATTTACACAAAGCGAAagcattaattaattttggcataTATGTGTAcatatgatttttggaagaaagTACAACACTAAATTCAATTAAAGTAAACTTTGCAACAAAAGGAACCAAAATGTCATCTTCCAATACATTGACAATGGAggaaataataaaagagaaaagtTTCTTGGCAAAAAAATGTGCTTGACCTAACACACAACTTGATGAGAGCACTTTAAAGTTTAAACTTTCACAACCGgccaaaagtaaaaaaaataaataaaaaaatagaaaataaaattaaaaaaagagagagagagagagagagagagagagagagagagagagagagagagagagagagagagagagtataaCATATATTGCTTTGAGGCTTAGTTGAAAAGGATTGATCACTCAATAAAAAAGTTCAATACataaagattaattaattagtgtTACATTGAAAAATATACTTTGTACACTATGAAAGATCAAATCATTAGATTTCTTTTGTATGATTTTCTactattttcaataattttcaacacttagagcTATTTGTAATAAGTTGTttgatatattaaattatattatagcaTGCTTAATTAAAGTTCTTCTTTATTTCATAACGTGGCATGCATTCATTTGTgcaatttattattgtttttaacatgttatacaataataattttttacgtAAATTAtaagctaattaagatttttacctCCCGAACTTTAACATATATCAAATTATACCCATTGAACTtttaagatcattaaaaatgcaCATGAATTATTGAGACTGTTGAATTTAatgacttttgtccaattttaataaaaaaaaagtctaacatagatgaaagttcaaggaacATGATTTAGTTTATGTAAAAATTCGAGGTGCATGATTTGATATATATCAAAGTCTtgagagcatgatttagtacatgaaTAAACAgttaaatagtaaaattgaatgaaattagaaaaaagtctttaaatctaacaatctcaatagttcagggggaatttttaacggtaaaaaaagttcaggagacatgatttagtacatgttaaaatttaggagaaaaaatcctaattagcctaaattaTATGATGTTAGATCATCTAAAATATAAAGTATAAATATTGTGCTAAATTTGacacgaaaaattaataaatgttatatttgtcacaatatttattattgagTTTTAATGTACAATAATATTGTATGATGCAAATTATAACGAAcagtaaaataacaatattaaccattattaataaattaaatatttaaaaaataactaataataatattgtaattaaaaattatgtattctaatttatcattaattaataataaaattataattatgtatatttattggtgccaaatttaacataatattatatattgtgttaaatttaacacaactttaaaaataagtcaaatttGTCTTAATCTTTAATATAGTATTGAAGAATTAATTTTCTTAGAAGTGGTAGAATATACGCTATTTTAGCACACCATTAAAGATCTCTTAGGCACCTTGCTAAAGGGTTTTTCTGGTTTGTACATTTCTCAATGAACTTGGGATTGGCAGACTTTGCCCCTTTTTTTTCACcattcacaaaattattgatttgaaaAGTTTGAGATTTTATGGAACTAAAACATTAAAGGTTTTCAATTGGGGTTTGATCAATAAAAGTACTGAAAACCAAAAGTTGTATACGATGAACAAATTAAACAATGGTCTAGTGATCAGAGCTTCACTGAGCCCCACATTTGGAAAAAGACTGCACCCAAATTATTTATGCATTGCTGGCCCTTTCTTGTCACTCCCTTTTCTCACTTTTCTTCATATAGtacttttaacaaaaaaaataaaataaaataaagggtcttttttatttttatatttttaaatatatatttttttatatatatttttacgaaattatATATAGAAACTCTTATTGTAATTAGGGTTGTACAAAAAAATTCGTAAACTGCCCAAACCGAATAATTCGCCCAAACTaaaccgaaaaaaccgataaaaattacaaaccaaAATAActtgaaaaaattacaaatcgtccaatctgttaattgggcgTGTTGAAAATAGGTcaaacccgcccaattaaaccgaccaacccaattttgaattttaattttttttaaccttttagtttttattatatataacataaatgattaaatatataataatataaagttatatatttaattgttagttttaaagtcatatatatattttgtgttgtattttagtggaatgtgatatttttaatttatctttctaatttttattgattttgactttgaaactaaaaagaaaaagtttggccggtttgggcgggttaacccgaccaaaccgatggtcggtttatagatttttttttttaaaattgagcgggttgcacttaaattttagcaatcCGATATTTAAATTgtgttagaaaatatataagataaaccgcccaaactgACCAATGTACGACCCTAATTGCAACTAGTgctgcaacttaaattgtaacaaaaaatcgtataaaaaatcctattgcaactagcgctacaGCCACTTTAAAAActtaaaccgtaaatttaaaaaaaaaaattaaaaaaactggAGTAATTCTCctaaatatctttatatattaaaagtgcctatctaacggcaattcttggtttaacagaatatacttaaaaataaaaagaatattctgttaaatttaacgattaggtttgatctcccgttaacaaataaacccaataattaaaccaaaaaaaattaaacaatcttttaaatattaataatctctttttaaattaaaaaaaatcatcttagccacatatctctctaaccaACCTATCttggttaatatttttttatttattttttttttaaaaaaaatctttatatattaaagttaacctcgttatctaatgttttctctagataagcataggaagcagaaataccacttctatctttgtgtgattgcagatataccacttctgtcattgacccactttttagctttataaatggagatgttcatataatattaatactttacagaatatttatagatataaacttacattacaatgctatgttaaaaaaaaaaactaaatagaataatctactactccaataataaatttatttacaattttataattacactaatattatttttaatacattattaaataatatttcaaatataaatatttaattttttcaaacaaaaaatttgtaatctttaaaaataaaatacattcaaaatcttaaaaagactaaaatcttaaataaaactaataatacgtggctcggcacgtacattcacctagtattatatatacatacgaAGAAGTAGAGCATATCACCACTATAGCATATaacaaaaagataaaaataaaaaaacccacTTTCGATTTAATGGATCTAAAGTTAACAAAAGAAGAGAAActcaacacgcaataaagtgaTTTGTTTAATGCTATATATGAGTTTCACAGCCTATTCTGTCACGCCCCAAAAGTCTCgactcttgttatatatatatagcattaAACCATAACACTTTTCCTTAGTGTTATCAAAATACTCTCTCAAATTCCTCcgttttttcaatattttctcTTTCAAAAATCTCAAACTCTGAACTTAGTTAAGAGCTAAAAAATAATCATGTTTCCCATAATCGAATTCCCATCTCTATCCTCACTTTTCACAGCCTTTACTTCAATCACAGCCTCCATAATGTTGTTTCAGTCACTACTAAACCAATTCTTGCCTAAACAAGTTCGTGACTACCTAATCTCATTGGCTCAAAGATTGTTCAGAGCAAATGACCAAAATCTCACCTTGGTTTTCGATGGCGGCCGAGATTACTCGGGCAACCAAGTCTACGACGCGGCCGGGGTTTACTTAGACACCCTTCGTAGCCCGAAAACCCGAAGGCTTAATGTTCGAAAGAGTACTAAAGAGAAAGGCCTAACCATTAGGCTTGAAAATGGGGAAAAGCTAAAGGACTTTTTCGAAGGAATTGAGCTTCATTGGAAGTTTGTGTTATCAGAACAAGTGAATAACAACTCTGGCCACAGATTTGGTTCTCAAAGCTCTGAGAAAAGATTCTATGAGTTGAGTTTTCACAACAAGCATAGAGATTTGATTTTGAACTCTTATATTCCTTTCATTTTGAAAAAAGCCAAAATCATGAGAGATGAGAAAAGGGTGTTGAAGATGCATACTTTGAGTAACACTTTCGACCCGGGAATGAGATGGGAATCGATTAATTTAGAACACCCTGCAACTTTTGATACTTTGGCTATGGACCCAAAAAAGAAGAGTGATATCATTGAGGATCTTAATAGGTTTGTGAAGAGAAAAGCTTTTTATAAGAAAGTTGGGAGAGCATGGAAACGTGGGTACTTGTTGTTTGGACCGCCCGGGACGGGTAAATCGAGCTTGGTTGCTGCCATGGCTAATCATCTTAAGTTTGATATTTATGATTTGCAACTTGGTAATGTACAGCGTGACTGTGATCTTAGAAGGTTGCTTCTTACAACGGCTAATAGGTCTATACTTCTCATTGAAGACATTGATTGTAGTGTTGATCTTCCTAATCGTCTCAATGGAGGTGGAGGAGAAAAAGATGGTGACAACAAATGTGGTGACCAAAATGACAAGAATCCTGGCCCATCGGTAAGTCTTCAACTTTTTGTTTCgaaataacattattattaggCACTAATACTATTTGGCACCACTGaatattgattttttatattttatattaaattatactaatagtAATACGACAGATTACAAATTACAGTAATGCTAATTGATTGGTACCTTTTAGCATAGTTGTGATATGCTAGATGTGCCTGTTAGAGGGTGAGGCAGCTGACATGGCCTAAGATGTCAAAATTttgccaaaaaaaatattacaaaaaagtttaaaattttattgaaaaaagaaaaacaatttcaaaattttgatattatatgtgtatattttttttaaaagaaaagaaataaaagaaccACAAAAACACTCTTCAAAAggcctatttttattattttgtcaaaTGCTTCTTAGATCCTTAGGCCATTAATATAATGttgtttgttttattaattaacttGTGCTCCTATAATTTGTGATGGAAAAaaaatgttcttttttttttttttttttatctctttgATTTGGGTAATCTTAATTTTCTTTCATATAAGTGGCCTTTGTGGAGTTGAGTTGAGTAGTGAGCTATGTGCACAGTTTTTGTCTCTTCACTCCTATAATAGTaaagttggtttttttttttcatcacaCTTTACCAATTAGGACAAAAAATTTGGGTGCCTTGGAATCTGGTTGGCCATAAAAAACCATAAGTGCCTAACATGGATTATCATCACTTCTCATTTCATTAAAAGGAAAAAAGCACCAAATTAGCCCCACCACCAACCTTTCCCCACTAAACAATTCATTTCACAGTCAAATTACCACAACAAAAAACTCTAGTTATTCTACTCACTTCTCTTATTTTAgtactttatttttgtttgtttttttaacagttggagactttttataatagaagaaattataaaatttatgggGTTTATACTTTTTTGTCTAATAATAtggctttctttttttttaaaaaaaaatatatatatatattatgagaaaattaaagaaaaagttaaaaaatatgagaaactCAAGTATAGTAACCAGGTACTCTTATAGTAACTAGAGATATAACCAATTACTAGTGGGTAACCAGATACCTTACCGTTTCTTTCcatattttcttaactttttttttcccataaaataatttttttttttttgaaaaaaactatatttttacaaacttatactctaaaatctataaaaataagaattttccTTTAGCTTTAAGATTGAGTGGACTTGGGGaaagaataaaaattgttggaccttttattaaaaaaatatggtatttttaaaaactacTAAAAGATATGATtacttttaaaacaaaaatatttttctggtactaaattttaattatagtaGACATCTCttcaatatttagaaaattataatatttgcatccatgaattttatatataaagtttGTAGACTAacttaaaagaaaaatgaaggaCCAACTTAGAGTTTAAAGATTTGCCCCACAAATAAACCTATTTAAAACTAGCTCTTAGATTTGCATAAAGAAATTGGTCTATGTGTAAAGTAGTAGATCCACAATcacaatttcttaaattcttttttctttcctaCTTTTTCTTTTGAGAATTTGACTTGAGGAGAAATTAAACAGAAAGTTGTTgaattaatatttttctataacACCAAAtgaattaacttttttttttcaatcaatgCAGTTGACATTATCTGGATTGTTAAACTTCATAGATGGATTATGGTCAAGTTGTGGAGATGAAAGGATCATCATATGCACCACAAACCACAAGGACAGGCTTGACCCAGCTCTGTTGAGACCTGGTCGAATGGACATGCCTATTTACATGGGCTATTGTACTTATGAGGCATTTAAACAATTAGCCTCAAATTACTTGGGAGTCATTGGTGACCACCAATTCTATGAACACATCAAAGTGTTGCTTGGTGAAAAACAAGTCACTCCAGCCCAAGTTGCTGAGGAGTTTTTGAAGTATGAGGATGCTGATTTAGCTCTTAGTGAATTTCTCAAATTACTTAAAGGAGAGAAATTGGAATGTGATGATGAAgagatgaataataataataataataataagactaGTCAAACCAATAGTGTTGTTGTTAGTACTATTGGTTGTAGTGATAATTCTACTTCTCCTCAAGGGCCTATAGTAGATGATAATTGGCAATTTGAGTAGTGTGATTAGCTAATTAATTAGGAATTAAAAGAAATGGGAAATAATAGACCTTGTTTATGGTCATATATGCCCCTTGTTTTAGTgtgaattagttattaaaggTCAAATGTTTGGTTTGTATCTTTTGCCCTGTTtatgttaatttatatataattgtgaTGAACTTAGTTAAAAAGTAATAACACATAAGTGTTTGTAGTATTTTAGTACCAAAAAAATGTGTATGTATGTGGGAAAATTATAACTAAAGTGCACAATTAAATCAACtaaaaatttaatcaataaataaatagtgatgaTAAGATTAATAATTCACACTATTAGAATGCGAAAGTGTATGGTCAAGGTAGTAGAATAGGTGAGTGTATGATAAGGTGCATGAGAtttcatctcaaaatcaattggcaATGAGAGGAGTAACCCATGCAtcttatatatgatatttagtttcaACGCATTATCAATGTGAGACTCTCTAACATTCTCCCTCAAGATGgtggctatttttttttttgctcaccAATCTTGCACGACGGCTCAGTATCTTCGAATCACAAGCAGCTCTTTTTGGCTCGTCTTTTTGGACTGGATCGATTACTTATTAGAGTTAGTTTGGCTCTGATAGCATGTTAGAATGCGGAAGTGTATGGTCAAGGTAGTAGAATAGGTGAGTGTATGGTAAGGTGCATGAGGTTCCATTTCAAAATCAATTGGCAATGAGAATAGTAGCTCATGCATCTTATATATGGTATTTAGTTTCAACACATTATCAATGTGGGACTCTCTAATACACACAATAATTGAAGATTTAAACATGGATGAACAGAATATTAAAACCAAAACGATAAAgcagtaaaacaataaaaaaaacaacaccGGGATATATACT from Cannabis sativa cultivar Pink pepper isolate KNU-18-1 chromosome 4, ASM2916894v1, whole genome shotgun sequence carries:
- the LOC115714888 gene encoding AAA-ATPase At5g17760 — its product is MFPIIEFPSLSSLFTAFTSITASIMLFQSLLNQFLPKQVRDYLISLAQRLFRANDQNLTLVFDGGRDYSGNQVYDAAGVYLDTLRSPKTRRLNVRKSTKEKGLTIRLENGEKLKDFFEGIELHWKFVLSEQVNNNSGHRFGSQSSEKRFYELSFHNKHRDLILNSYIPFILKKAKIMRDEKRVLKMHTLSNTFDPGMRWESINLEHPATFDTLAMDPKKKSDIIEDLNRFVKRKAFYKKVGRAWKRGYLLFGPPGTGKSSLVAAMANHLKFDIYDLQLGNVQRDCDLRRLLLTTANRSILLIEDIDCSVDLPNRLNGGGGEKDGDNKCGDQNDKNPGPSLTLSGLLNFIDGLWSSCGDERIIICTTNHKDRLDPALLRPGRMDMPIYMGYCTYEAFKQLASNYLGVIGDHQFYEHIKVLLGEKQVTPAQVAEEFLKYEDADLALSEFLKLLKGEKLECDDEEMNNNNNNNKTSQTNSVVVSTIGCSDNSTSPQGPIVDDNWQFE